One genomic window of Elaeis guineensis isolate ETL-2024a chromosome 2, EG11, whole genome shotgun sequence includes the following:
- the LOC105040273 gene encoding probable glutamate carboxypeptidase LAMP1 isoform X2, which translates to MPRLVEKTLLTHSATAAAITRSATARVLLTAITTLLILYLTISPPSKSTCHSLFLSFSDNATAARHLLALTRRPHVAGTAANAAAAAYVLAVLSSSSLPAYSVSYDVFLNYPIRRSLILSPFPPPLPGPILAFDLVQEIYPGDPYADVAAEVLPTFHAYASSGATAGPAAYANYGRLEDFAALRVAGVNVTGAVVLARYGEIFRGDILKNAKDAGAAAAVVFTDAKDYGGGGRGRFPEGPGMPASGVQVGTTYRAVGDPTTPGWASTSGCERWSAAEMAASGLGPGIPSLPVSARDGEAILRTIGGQVAADDWQGGEGAPLYRLGPGPGFLNLTFIGNETLATIQNVFAVIEGEEEPDRYVLLGNHRDAWTFGAVDPSSGTAALLEVAQRFGKLQKKGWRPRRTIIICNWDAEEYGLIGSTEWVEENREMLASRAVAYLNVDCAVSGPGFQAFATPQLDELLKQASKKVQDPDNSSQTLYESWIASNYSSLIGRLGGRGSDYAAFLQHVGVPSVDMIFGGGYPVYHSMYDDFVWMEKFGDPMFHRHVAVASIWGLVALRLADEEFLPFDYISYASELQRSTKIVEDDALGMPVTFAPLYKSIEELKKAATKIDNQIKALERNFLSLNWRKDPLKVRELNDRLMMAERAFTDRDGLFGREWYKHLALMMPPRRQRA; encoded by the exons ATGCCTCGCCTCGTAGAAAAAACACTTCTCACTCACTCCGCCACCGCCGCCGCCATCACCAGATCTGCCACCGCGCGAGTTCTGCTCACTGCCATCACCACCCTTCTCATCCTCTACCTCACTATTTCTCCCCCCTCCAAATCCACCTGccactctctcttcctctccttctccgaCAACGCCACCGCCGCCCGCCACCTCCTCGCCCTTACCCGCCGTCCCCACGTCGCCGGGACCGCGGCAAACGCTGCTGCCGCCGCCTACGTCCTCGCCgttctctcctcctcctcccttcccGCCTACTCTGTGTCATACGACGTCTTTCTCAACTACCCCATCCGCCGCTCCCTCATCCTCTCCCCCTTCCCTCCGCCTTTGCCGGGCCCCATCCTCGCCTTCGACCTCGTCCAGGAGATCTACCCCGGCGACCCCTATGCCGACGTGGCGGCGGAGGTGCTCCCCACCTTCCACGCCTACGCCAGCTCTGGCGCCACCGCCGGCCCGGCTGCCTACGCCAACTACGGCCGCCTGGAGGACTTTGCCGCCCTGAGGGTCGCGGGTGTGAACGTCACCGGGGCGGTGGTCCTAGCTAGGTACGGTGAGATATTTCGCGGGGACATTCTAAAGAACGCGAAGGACGCCGGGGCGGCAGCGGCGGTGGTGTTCACGGACGCCAAGGACTACGGCGGTGGCGGGCGGGGGCGATTCCCAGAGGGACCGGGGATGCCGGCCAGCGGTGTGCAGGTGGGGACGACGTACCGGGCGGTTGGCGACCCGACGACGCCCGGGTGGGCGAGCACCAGCGGGTGTGAGCGGTGGAGCGCGGCCGAGATGGCGGCGAGCGGGCTGGGGCCGGGGATCCCATCGCTGCCGGTATCAGCCCGGGACGGGGAGGCGATCCTGAGGACCATCGGGGGACAGGTGGCGGCCGATGATTGGCAGGGCGGTGAGGGGGCGCCCCTGTACCGGCTCGGGCCCGGTCCGGGGTTCCTCAACCTCACGTTCATT GGAAATGAAACACTGGCAACAATCCAGAATGTCTTTGCTGtgatcgaaggggaagaagaaccgGACAG GTATGTTCTCCTAGGTAATCATCGTGATGCATGGACTTTTGGAGCAGTTGACCCTAGCAGCGGAACTGCAGCTTTGCTTGAG GTAGCTCAGAGGTTTGGGAAACTGCAAAAGAAAGGATGGAGACCTCGACGAACCATTATTATATGCAACTGGGATGCAGAAGAATATGgcttg ATAGGTTCAACAGAATGGGTTGAAGAGAACAGGGAGATGTTAGCTTCAAGAGCTGTTGCTTATCTGAATGTTGATTGTGCAGTCTCTGGTCCTGGATTCCAAGCCTTTGCAACTCCGCAACTTGATGAGCTGCTCAAACAAGCGAGTAAAAAG gTTCAAGATCCGGACAATTCCTCTCAGACATTATACGAATCATGGATTGCATCTAATTATTCTTCGCTG ATTGGGAGATTAGGTGGTAGAGGATCAGATTATGCAGCTTTTCTCCAACACGTCGGAGTTCCATCAGTTGATATGATTTTTGGAGGAG GATACCCAGTTTATCATTCTATGTATGATGACTTTGTATGGATGGAGAAATTTGGAGATCCAATGTTCCATAGGCATGTAGCAG TGGCAAGCATCTGGGGACTGGTTGCTTTGAGGCTTGCAGATGAGGAGTTCTTGCCATTCGATTACATCTCCTATGCTTCAGAGCTCCAG AGAAGCACAAAGATAGTAGAAGATGATGCATTGGGGATGCCTGTAACTTTTGCTCCCTTATACAAGTCTATAGAAGAGCTCAAGAAGGCAGCCACCAAAATAGACAACCAGATAAAG GCACTAGAAAGGAATTTTTTGTCATTGAATTGGAGGAAGGATCCCCTGAAAGTCAGAGAGCTCAATGATAGGCTGATGATGGCTGAGCGGGCATTTACTGATAGAGATGGACTTTTTGGAAGAGAATGGTACAAGCACCTG GCATTGATGATGCCACCGAGAAGGCAAAGAGCTTGA
- the LOC105040273 gene encoding probable glutamate carboxypeptidase LAMP1 isoform X1, translated as MPRLVEKTLLTHSATAAAITRSATARVLLTAITTLLILYLTISPPSKSTCHSLFLSFSDNATAARHLLALTRRPHVAGTAANAAAAAYVLAVLSSSSLPAYSVSYDVFLNYPIRRSLILSPFPPPLPGPILAFDLVQEIYPGDPYADVAAEVLPTFHAYASSGATAGPAAYANYGRLEDFAALRVAGVNVTGAVVLARYGEIFRGDILKNAKDAGAAAAVVFTDAKDYGGGGRGRFPEGPGMPASGVQVGTTYRAVGDPTTPGWASTSGCERWSAAEMAASGLGPGIPSLPVSARDGEAILRTIGGQVAADDWQGGEGAPLYRLGPGPGFLNLTFIGNETLATIQNVFAVIEGEEEPDRYVLLGNHRDAWTFGAVDPSSGTAALLEVAQRFGKLQKKGWRPRRTIIICNWDAEEYGLIGSTEWVEENREMLASRAVAYLNVDCAVSGPGFQAFATPQLDELLKQASKKVQDPDNSSQTLYESWIASNYSSLIGRLGGRGSDYAAFLQHVGVPSVDMIFGGVASIWGLVALRLADEEFLPFDYISYASELQRSTKIVEDDALGMPVTFAPLYKSIEELKKAATKIDNQIKALERNFLSLNWRKDPLKVRELNDRLMMAERAFTDRDGLFGREWYKHLIYGPSMHDGYGSKSFPGIDDATEKAKSLNTSDSWSFVQHEVWRVARAVTQAALVLNGKFT; from the exons ATGCCTCGCCTCGTAGAAAAAACACTTCTCACTCACTCCGCCACCGCCGCCGCCATCACCAGATCTGCCACCGCGCGAGTTCTGCTCACTGCCATCACCACCCTTCTCATCCTCTACCTCACTATTTCTCCCCCCTCCAAATCCACCTGccactctctcttcctctccttctccgaCAACGCCACCGCCGCCCGCCACCTCCTCGCCCTTACCCGCCGTCCCCACGTCGCCGGGACCGCGGCAAACGCTGCTGCCGCCGCCTACGTCCTCGCCgttctctcctcctcctcccttcccGCCTACTCTGTGTCATACGACGTCTTTCTCAACTACCCCATCCGCCGCTCCCTCATCCTCTCCCCCTTCCCTCCGCCTTTGCCGGGCCCCATCCTCGCCTTCGACCTCGTCCAGGAGATCTACCCCGGCGACCCCTATGCCGACGTGGCGGCGGAGGTGCTCCCCACCTTCCACGCCTACGCCAGCTCTGGCGCCACCGCCGGCCCGGCTGCCTACGCCAACTACGGCCGCCTGGAGGACTTTGCCGCCCTGAGGGTCGCGGGTGTGAACGTCACCGGGGCGGTGGTCCTAGCTAGGTACGGTGAGATATTTCGCGGGGACATTCTAAAGAACGCGAAGGACGCCGGGGCGGCAGCGGCGGTGGTGTTCACGGACGCCAAGGACTACGGCGGTGGCGGGCGGGGGCGATTCCCAGAGGGACCGGGGATGCCGGCCAGCGGTGTGCAGGTGGGGACGACGTACCGGGCGGTTGGCGACCCGACGACGCCCGGGTGGGCGAGCACCAGCGGGTGTGAGCGGTGGAGCGCGGCCGAGATGGCGGCGAGCGGGCTGGGGCCGGGGATCCCATCGCTGCCGGTATCAGCCCGGGACGGGGAGGCGATCCTGAGGACCATCGGGGGACAGGTGGCGGCCGATGATTGGCAGGGCGGTGAGGGGGCGCCCCTGTACCGGCTCGGGCCCGGTCCGGGGTTCCTCAACCTCACGTTCATT GGAAATGAAACACTGGCAACAATCCAGAATGTCTTTGCTGtgatcgaaggggaagaagaaccgGACAG GTATGTTCTCCTAGGTAATCATCGTGATGCATGGACTTTTGGAGCAGTTGACCCTAGCAGCGGAACTGCAGCTTTGCTTGAG GTAGCTCAGAGGTTTGGGAAACTGCAAAAGAAAGGATGGAGACCTCGACGAACCATTATTATATGCAACTGGGATGCAGAAGAATATGgcttg ATAGGTTCAACAGAATGGGTTGAAGAGAACAGGGAGATGTTAGCTTCAAGAGCTGTTGCTTATCTGAATGTTGATTGTGCAGTCTCTGGTCCTGGATTCCAAGCCTTTGCAACTCCGCAACTTGATGAGCTGCTCAAACAAGCGAGTAAAAAG gTTCAAGATCCGGACAATTCCTCTCAGACATTATACGAATCATGGATTGCATCTAATTATTCTTCGCTG ATTGGGAGATTAGGTGGTAGAGGATCAGATTATGCAGCTTTTCTCCAACACGTCGGAGTTCCATCAGTTGATATGATTTTTGGAGGAG TGGCAAGCATCTGGGGACTGGTTGCTTTGAGGCTTGCAGATGAGGAGTTCTTGCCATTCGATTACATCTCCTATGCTTCAGAGCTCCAG AGAAGCACAAAGATAGTAGAAGATGATGCATTGGGGATGCCTGTAACTTTTGCTCCCTTATACAAGTCTATAGAAGAGCTCAAGAAGGCAGCCACCAAAATAGACAACCAGATAAAG GCACTAGAAAGGAATTTTTTGTCATTGAATTGGAGGAAGGATCCCCTGAAAGTCAGAGAGCTCAATGATAGGCTGATGATGGCTGAGCGGGCATTTACTGATAGAGATGGACTTTTTGGAAGAGAATGGTACAAGCACCTG ATTTATGGACCTTCGATGCATGATGGTTATGGATCTAAATCATTTCCAGGCATTGATGATGCCACCGAGAAGGCAAAGAGCTTGAACACTTCGGACTCATGGAGTTTTGTACAGCATGAAGTGTGGAGGGTTGCCAGGGCTGTGACCCAAGCAGCTTTAGTCTTGAACGGGAAATTCACATGA
- the LOC105040273 gene encoding probable glutamate carboxypeptidase LAMP1 isoform X3 produces the protein MPRLVEKTLLTHSATAAAITRSATARVLLTAITTLLILYLTISPPSKSTCHSLFLSFSDNATAARHLLALTRRPHVAGTAANAAAAAYVLAVLSSSSLPAYSVSYDVFLNYPIRRSLILSPFPPPLPGPILAFDLVQEIYPGDPYADVAAEVLPTFHAYASSGATAGPAAYANYGRLEDFAALRVAGVNVTGAVVLARYGEIFRGDILKNAKDAGAAAAVVFTDAKDYGGGGRGRFPEGPGMPASGVQVGTTYRAVGDPTTPGWASTSGCERWSAAEMAASGLGPGIPSLPVSARDGEAILRTIGGQVAADDWQGGEGAPLYRLGPGPGFLNLTFIGNETLATIQNVFAVIEGEEEPDRYVLLGNHRDAWTFGAVDPSSGTAALLEVAQRFGKLQKKGWRPRRTIIICNWDAEEYGLIGSTEWVEENREMLASRAVAYLNVDCAVSGPGFQAFATPQLDELLKQASKKVQDPDNSSQTLYESWIASNYSSLIGRLGGRGSDYAAFLQHVGVPSVDMIFGGGYPVYHSMYDDFVWMEKFGDPMFHRHVAVASIWGLVALRLADEEFLPFDYISYASELQRSTKIVEDDALGMPVTFAPLYKSIEELKKAATKIDNQIKALERNFLSLNWRKDPLKVRELNDRLMMAERAFTDRDGLFGREWYKHLIYGPSMHDGYGSKSFPGIDDATEKAKSLNTSDSWSFVQHEVWRVARAVTQAALVLNGKFT, from the exons ATGCCTCGCCTCGTAGAAAAAACACTTCTCACTCACTCCGCCACCGCCGCCGCCATCACCAGATCTGCCACCGCGCGAGTTCTGCTCACTGCCATCACCACCCTTCTCATCCTCTACCTCACTATTTCTCCCCCCTCCAAATCCACCTGccactctctcttcctctccttctccgaCAACGCCACCGCCGCCCGCCACCTCCTCGCCCTTACCCGCCGTCCCCACGTCGCCGGGACCGCGGCAAACGCTGCTGCCGCCGCCTACGTCCTCGCCgttctctcctcctcctcccttcccGCCTACTCTGTGTCATACGACGTCTTTCTCAACTACCCCATCCGCCGCTCCCTCATCCTCTCCCCCTTCCCTCCGCCTTTGCCGGGCCCCATCCTCGCCTTCGACCTCGTCCAGGAGATCTACCCCGGCGACCCCTATGCCGACGTGGCGGCGGAGGTGCTCCCCACCTTCCACGCCTACGCCAGCTCTGGCGCCACCGCCGGCCCGGCTGCCTACGCCAACTACGGCCGCCTGGAGGACTTTGCCGCCCTGAGGGTCGCGGGTGTGAACGTCACCGGGGCGGTGGTCCTAGCTAGGTACGGTGAGATATTTCGCGGGGACATTCTAAAGAACGCGAAGGACGCCGGGGCGGCAGCGGCGGTGGTGTTCACGGACGCCAAGGACTACGGCGGTGGCGGGCGGGGGCGATTCCCAGAGGGACCGGGGATGCCGGCCAGCGGTGTGCAGGTGGGGACGACGTACCGGGCGGTTGGCGACCCGACGACGCCCGGGTGGGCGAGCACCAGCGGGTGTGAGCGGTGGAGCGCGGCCGAGATGGCGGCGAGCGGGCTGGGGCCGGGGATCCCATCGCTGCCGGTATCAGCCCGGGACGGGGAGGCGATCCTGAGGACCATCGGGGGACAGGTGGCGGCCGATGATTGGCAGGGCGGTGAGGGGGCGCCCCTGTACCGGCTCGGGCCCGGTCCGGGGTTCCTCAACCTCACGTTCATT GGAAATGAAACACTGGCAACAATCCAGAATGTCTTTGCTGtgatcgaaggggaagaagaaccgGACAG GTATGTTCTCCTAGGTAATCATCGTGATGCATGGACTTTTGGAGCAGTTGACCCTAGCAGCGGAACTGCAGCTTTGCTTGAG GTAGCTCAGAGGTTTGGGAAACTGCAAAAGAAAGGATGGAGACCTCGACGAACCATTATTATATGCAACTGGGATGCAGAAGAATATGgcttg ATAGGTTCAACAGAATGGGTTGAAGAGAACAGGGAGATGTTAGCTTCAAGAGCTGTTGCTTATCTGAATGTTGATTGTGCAGTCTCTGGTCCTGGATTCCAAGCCTTTGCAACTCCGCAACTTGATGAGCTGCTCAAACAAGCGAGTAAAAAG gTTCAAGATCCGGACAATTCCTCTCAGACATTATACGAATCATGGATTGCATCTAATTATTCTTCGCTG ATTGGGAGATTAGGTGGTAGAGGATCAGATTATGCAGCTTTTCTCCAACACGTCGGAGTTCCATCAGTTGATATGATTTTTGGAGGAG GATACCCAGTTTATCATTCTATGTATGATGACTTTGTATGGATGGAGAAATTTGGAGATCCAATGTTCCATAGGCATGTAGCAG TGGCAAGCATCTGGGGACTGGTTGCTTTGAGGCTTGCAGATGAGGAGTTCTTGCCATTCGATTACATCTCCTATGCTTCAGAGCTCCAG AGAAGCACAAAGATAGTAGAAGATGATGCATTGGGGATGCCTGTAACTTTTGCTCCCTTATACAAGTCTATAGAAGAGCTCAAGAAGGCAGCCACCAAAATAGACAACCAGATAAAG GCACTAGAAAGGAATTTTTTGTCATTGAATTGGAGGAAGGATCCCCTGAAAGTCAGAGAGCTCAATGATAGGCTGATGATGGCTGAGCGGGCATTTACTGATAGAGATGGACTTTTTGGAAGAGAATGGTACAAGCACCTG ATTTATGGACCTTCGATGCATGATGGTTATGGATCTAAATCATTTCCAGGCATTGATGATGCCACCGAGAAGGCAAAGAGCTTGAACACTTCGGACTCATGGAGTTTTGTACAGCATGAAGTGTGGAGGGTTGCCAGGGCTGTGACCCAAGCAGCTTTAGTCTTGAACGGGAAATTCACATGA